The following proteins are encoded in a genomic region of Oceaniferula marina:
- the rpsR gene encoding 30S ribosomal protein S18, producing the protein MSSISTPKNKERRIAYWKANRPMPHRRHDIPEAEINYKNFELLKQFTTETGKILPRRVTGVSAKLHRKITREIKRARACNLIG; encoded by the coding sequence ATGTCCTCGATATCTACTCCAAAGAACAAGGAACGTCGTATTGCTTACTGGAAGGCAAACCGTCCGATGCCACACCGTCGTCACGACATTCCTGAAGCTGAGATCAACTACAAGAACTTTGAGCTTTTGAAGCAGTTCACCACCGAGACCGGGAAGATCCTTCCTCGTCGTGTGACCGGCGTATCTGCCAAGCTTCACCGTAAGATCACCCGTGAGATCAAACGCGCCCGCGCTTGCAACCTCATCGGTTAA
- a CDS encoding TrkH family potassium uptake protein, whose translation MNFRILGRFLGALLLLESIAMAACGLFAWIDSLSHDDDPYPLFLAAMITAAGGAMLMLGGIVKIDRIPRREGIVVVGLGWVLCGVFGSLPYMLGDPSLPPADALFESVSGFTTTGSTVMTDIASWPRGILMWRSVTQWMGGMGILVLFVAILSYLGMGSKSLFRNESSFQTGEATTARIRDTAMTLWYIYVCITAVCAVGLKLMGLTTYNAISHAFTVVSTGGFSPHNASIAHYSHWTNGWLIELWLSLFMVICSISFLFWVVLLRKRWKRLKDDEEGLFFIVLCFASAVVIGSGVAASQGMHPLTALRHSWFTVTSIASTTGYGTVDYASWPGFALILLAGLMLLGGCSGSTAGGLKVSRLIVFLKTARFEIVKAFRPNRIFRMHVNGNALGANDRAQTMVFVSLYAFIILISCFLVALVEASNEMDMITAFGAVVATLANIGPGFGEVGPAENFGHLLPVTKVFLSLLMILGRLELYAMLVLFMPSVWKRY comes from the coding sequence ATGAATTTTCGTATTTTAGGTCGGTTTCTAGGTGCCTTGCTCTTGCTGGAAAGCATTGCCATGGCGGCGTGTGGTTTGTTTGCCTGGATTGACTCGTTGTCGCATGATGATGACCCCTATCCCTTGTTCCTAGCGGCGATGATTACCGCTGCGGGAGGTGCGATGCTGATGTTGGGGGGGATTGTGAAGATTGATCGTATTCCTCGGCGTGAGGGGATTGTGGTGGTTGGTCTCGGCTGGGTGTTGTGCGGGGTGTTCGGAAGTTTGCCTTACATGCTCGGTGATCCCAGCCTGCCGCCAGCAGATGCCTTGTTTGAGTCTGTTTCGGGGTTTACGACTACCGGATCGACGGTGATGACGGATATTGCTTCCTGGCCGCGGGGGATCTTGATGTGGCGATCTGTCACACAGTGGATGGGAGGGATGGGGATTCTGGTCTTGTTCGTTGCCATTCTTTCTTATTTGGGAATGGGGTCAAAGTCCCTGTTTCGCAATGAATCTTCGTTTCAAACTGGTGAGGCAACAACGGCGAGGATTCGCGACACAGCGATGACGCTATGGTATATCTATGTCTGTATTACGGCAGTCTGCGCGGTGGGGCTCAAACTCATGGGCCTGACGACATACAATGCGATCAGCCATGCCTTTACGGTGGTTTCGACCGGTGGGTTCAGTCCGCATAATGCGAGTATTGCCCACTATTCGCACTGGACGAACGGGTGGTTGATTGAGTTGTGGCTGAGCTTGTTTATGGTGATCTGCAGTATCAGCTTCCTATTCTGGGTGGTGCTGCTTCGCAAGCGGTGGAAGCGTCTCAAGGATGACGAGGAGGGTTTGTTTTTTATCGTCCTTTGTTTTGCTTCAGCGGTGGTGATCGGTAGTGGGGTGGCTGCTTCCCAAGGAATGCATCCTTTGACGGCTCTTCGGCACTCCTGGTTTACGGTGACATCCATTGCCTCGACGACGGGTTACGGAACCGTGGATTATGCCTCCTGGCCGGGGTTTGCACTTATCCTGCTGGCTGGGTTGATGTTGCTAGGTGGCTGTTCGGGGTCGACGGCCGGTGGCTTAAAGGTTAGTCGCCTGATCGTGTTTCTCAAAACGGCCCGGTTTGAGATTGTGAAAGCATTCCGTCCGAATCGGATTTTCCGGATGCATGTCAATGGCAATGCCTTGGGGGCGAATGACCGGGCTCAGACGATGGTATTTGTTTCCCTCTACGCTTTTATTATATTGATCTCGTGTTTTTTGGTGGCCTTGGTTGAGGCGTCGAACGAGATGGACATGATCACCGCTTTTGGTGCCGTAGTGGCTACCTTGGCCAATATTGGTCCCGGGTTTGGAGAGGTGGGGCCTGCGGAGAACTTTGGCCATTTACTGCCGGTGACCAAGGTTTTTCTCTCCCTGCTGATGATCCTAGGACGTCTGGAGCTTTATGCGATGCTGGTGTTGTTTATGCCTTCGGTTTGGAAGCGTTATTAA
- the rpmG gene encoding 50S ribosomal protein L33: MPRDIIILECTEAKAEGKPTSRYTSTRNKKSLNTPGRLEKVKYNPFLRRRTLHRELR; encoded by the coding sequence ATGCCACGCGACATTATCATTCTCGAATGCACGGAAGCCAAGGCTGAAGGAAAGCCGACTTCCCGCTACACGTCTACCCGTAACAAGAAGAGCCTGAACACACCGGGCCGCTTGGAGAAGGTTAAATACAACCCTTTCCTGCGTCGTCGCACTCTGCACCGCGAGCTTCGATAG
- the dnaB gene encoding replicative DNA helicase yields the protein MATQTAEPFKKQKKEGPALQKAPENEEHQSAARALPHAIGPEKSLLSSMFQDPQEYIAQAIENKLTEEHFYLPAHGSLFRVMLEFFEKSLPIELVSLSQTLMDRDLMTAVGGPAAITEIYTYAPTHAHFSHHLEIVKDKYVLRSIISHCTEAISRAYEEQEEVESLLDNVEQQVLAIREGAEKQEGLSMEITVKQVLETFEDLISGRGQGNGLSTGYIKIDEMSSGLKAGEMFIIAARPSMGKTSFAMNLVEHICLDQGNPAMVFSLEMSSAQLVERLLYARARFAKSNITKGFNPSKADLLNVKKAAETIKDCKLFIDDTPSISINELRAKARRKKKEADIQVIAIDYLQLMRSNSKQAQNSREREVAEISAGLKALAKELEIPVIVLAQLNRGPEGRVGTTGGGGKPRMSDLRESGSIEQDADMVGLLYRSAYYADNEADRNERDGEAVLVIAKNRNGPTGDVPLSFIKEIMRFETREWRDGELEGE from the coding sequence ATGGCTACCCAGACAGCAGAACCATTCAAAAAACAAAAAAAGGAAGGCCCCGCACTTCAGAAAGCTCCTGAAAACGAGGAACATCAAAGTGCCGCCCGGGCCCTGCCGCATGCAATCGGACCGGAAAAAAGCCTGCTGTCCTCGATGTTCCAGGATCCTCAGGAATACATCGCCCAAGCGATTGAAAACAAGCTCACCGAGGAGCACTTCTACCTACCCGCCCACGGATCCCTGTTTCGTGTGATGCTGGAGTTTTTCGAAAAAAGCCTCCCCATCGAGCTCGTCTCCCTGTCCCAGACACTGATGGACCGAGACCTGATGACCGCGGTCGGAGGCCCCGCCGCCATCACGGAAATCTACACCTACGCCCCCACCCACGCCCACTTCTCCCACCACCTCGAGATCGTCAAAGACAAGTACGTGCTGCGCTCGATCATCAGCCACTGCACCGAAGCCATCTCCCGAGCATACGAAGAACAGGAAGAAGTCGAATCCCTGCTCGACAACGTGGAACAGCAGGTGCTGGCAATCCGGGAAGGCGCGGAAAAGCAAGAAGGGCTCTCGATGGAAATTACGGTCAAACAAGTGCTCGAAACCTTCGAAGACCTAATCTCAGGCCGAGGACAAGGCAACGGATTATCCACCGGCTACATAAAGATCGACGAGATGTCCAGCGGCCTGAAAGCCGGTGAAATGTTCATTATCGCAGCCCGCCCCTCGATGGGAAAAACCTCCTTCGCCATGAACCTGGTCGAGCACATCTGCCTCGACCAAGGAAACCCCGCCATGGTCTTCTCTCTGGAAATGAGCTCCGCCCAGCTCGTCGAGCGTTTACTCTACGCCCGGGCCCGCTTTGCCAAATCCAACATCACCAAAGGATTCAACCCATCCAAAGCCGACCTACTCAACGTCAAAAAGGCAGCGGAAACCATCAAGGACTGTAAACTCTTCATCGATGATACCCCCTCGATCTCCATCAACGAACTTCGGGCCAAGGCCAGACGGAAGAAAAAAGAGGCCGATATCCAGGTCATCGCCATCGATTACCTCCAGCTGATGCGTTCGAACTCCAAACAGGCCCAGAATTCACGGGAACGGGAGGTGGCTGAGATCTCAGCCGGACTCAAAGCCCTCGCCAAAGAACTCGAAATCCCGGTCATCGTGCTTGCCCAGCTCAACCGGGGACCGGAAGGCCGGGTCGGAACAACCGGCGGAGGTGGCAAACCCCGTATGTCCGACCTCCGTGAATCCGGATCCATCGAGCAGGACGCCGACATGGTTGGCCTGCTCTACCGCTCAGCCTATTATGCCGACAACGAAGCCGACCGCAACGAGCGCGACGGCGAAGCCGTCCTCGTGATTGCCAAAAACCGGAACGGCCCGACTGGTGACGTCCCTCTCAGCTTCATCAAAGAAATCATGCGTTTCGAAACTCGTGAGTGGCGCGACGGCGAACTCGAAGGAGAGTAA
- a CDS encoding CopG family antitoxin, translated as MNTVSSWKDIPTFESEAEEATYWMDHELDPKLMVSSTHKPDSRESTTITLRFDPRMLARIKRLARSRFLNYQSMMKQWLAERIEEENKNLPNG; from the coding sequence ATGAATACCGTTAGTTCTTGGAAAGACATTCCCACCTTTGAATCCGAAGCTGAGGAGGCCACCTACTGGATGGACCACGAGCTCGACCCGAAACTCATGGTCAGCTCCACCCACAAGCCGGACTCCCGCGAGTCCACCACCATCACCCTGCGCTTCGACCCCCGCATGCTGGCCCGCATCAAACGCCTGGCCCGCTCACGTTTCCTCAACTACCAATCGATGATGAAACAATGGCTGGCAGAACGCATCGAGGAGGAAAACAAAAACCTCCCCAACGGCTGA
- the folE2 gene encoding GTP cyclohydrolase FolE2 yields the protein MQELKDTQNEFDDRNIAIDRVGVKALRFPLEVRNKDGSTQRTIATTALAVDLPHHFKGTHMSRFVEVLNSHGNCLDVREITAIPNELLGRLDARKAHVEFRFPFFRTKEAPVTRMPGVMDYEVVFEIEVDVEGSADFALTVEVPVATLCPCSKAISEYGAHNQRGKVTYTVRSKDPIWIEDLIDLVEASASCELYSLLKRPDEKAVTERAYENPVFVEDLVRNIAARSDAQENITWYRVEAENFESIHNHNAYAVIEKASNA from the coding sequence ATGCAGGAGCTAAAGGATACACAGAACGAGTTTGATGATCGGAATATCGCGATTGATCGCGTGGGCGTGAAGGCGCTGCGATTTCCTCTGGAGGTTCGCAATAAAGACGGCAGCACGCAGCGCACCATCGCAACAACGGCCTTGGCTGTGGATTTGCCCCACCATTTCAAGGGCACGCACATGAGTCGCTTTGTCGAGGTGCTGAATTCACACGGAAACTGCCTCGATGTCAGGGAAATCACCGCAATCCCAAATGAATTGCTGGGTAGGCTGGATGCGCGTAAGGCGCATGTGGAATTCCGCTTTCCCTTTTTCCGGACTAAGGAGGCCCCGGTTACCCGTATGCCCGGGGTTATGGACTATGAAGTCGTTTTTGAAATTGAGGTTGATGTTGAAGGAAGTGCGGATTTCGCCCTGACGGTGGAAGTCCCGGTTGCGACGCTCTGCCCATGTTCGAAGGCGATTAGTGAATATGGTGCGCATAACCAGCGGGGGAAGGTGACGTACACGGTGCGTTCAAAGGACCCGATCTGGATTGAAGATCTGATTGACCTCGTGGAGGCATCGGCAAGCTGTGAACTCTACAGTCTTCTGAAACGCCCTGATGAGAAGGCCGTGACAGAGCGGGCGTATGAAAATCCGGTCTTTGTCGAGGATCTGGTTCGTAACATTGCCGCTCGTTCTGATGCCCAGGAGAATATCACCTGGTATCGTGTAGAGGCTGAGAATTTTGAGTCGATTCATAATCACAACGCTTACGCAGTGATTGAAAAGGCAAGCAATGCGTAA
- a CDS encoding YqgE/AlgH family protein, whose product MSNAPDSPIQLDGQLLLADPSLRDGIFHKSVVFLSEHNLEDGAYGLILNHPTEQTVGDLLPSNEFQELNNIRVYLGGPIGQEHLTFAAFTSTQKQVRLKTRIPASEAIKRSQQPGTLIRAFAGYSGWSSGQLENELRHNSWISTNANQELLSLDHDKNLWGRLLRGISPYHQILAEAPDDIFSN is encoded by the coding sequence ATGTCCAACGCCCCAGACAGCCCGATTCAACTGGATGGTCAGCTTTTACTCGCCGACCCATCGCTGCGTGATGGCATCTTCCACAAGAGTGTGGTCTTTCTTTCCGAGCACAATCTCGAAGATGGAGCTTACGGCTTGATCCTGAATCACCCCACCGAACAAACCGTGGGTGATCTCCTCCCCTCAAACGAATTTCAAGAGCTGAATAACATCCGGGTCTACCTCGGAGGGCCGATTGGTCAGGAGCACCTCACCTTTGCCGCATTCACCTCCACTCAGAAGCAGGTCAGACTCAAAACCAGGATCCCGGCCAGTGAAGCCATCAAACGCTCACAGCAACCCGGAACCCTGATTCGGGCATTCGCCGGCTACTCCGGCTGGTCATCTGGACAACTCGAAAACGAACTGCGCCACAATTCCTGGATTTCGACCAACGCCAATCAGGAACTGCTTTCACTGGACCATGATAAAAACCTCTGGGGCCGCCTCCTGCGAGGCATCTCCCCCTACCACCAGATTCTGGCGGAAGCCCCTGACGATATTTTCTCCAACTAG
- a CDS encoding BrnT family toxin has translation MELDLTDSSLDLKATTPRELEEILEDPFAIRFLPDLEREDGEARYYTLGRTVQDRHLFLAFWTNGKTARIIAARDMTDAEIRFYQRNYGEIN, from the coding sequence ATGGAACTTGATCTCACAGACTCTTCCCTCGATCTCAAGGCCACCACTCCCCGCGAGTTGGAGGAAATCCTCGAAGATCCCTTTGCCATACGCTTCCTTCCCGACTTGGAACGCGAAGATGGAGAGGCCCGCTACTACACCCTTGGGCGCACGGTTCAAGACCGACACCTTTTTCTCGCCTTCTGGACCAACGGTAAAACGGCCCGCATCATTGCCGCTCGGGACATGACCGATGCCGAAATCCGTTTCTACCAGCGCAACTACGGCGAAATCAACTAA
- a CDS encoding thioredoxin family protein: MCWRFCLSLLLACLVVSCSSTAPEDDPLAGLDAYKQAGGKVRGHDVLPVGADVNVSVSAAGVVSDDDIVWAPEDDSVPMPGGLEELWKKPENKSWHESYVEASKQSRHTGQPLLIWFTDTQHSPLCRKLSNELFSHGDFDGWASMSVVRLRVDSSIPSKERGRDIGVRKLKYIENLKKRYKVKGHPTVLILSPRGAVEARYRGFKPGYADYYWGRMKGDVNKAADDYGAWREKLEKKGYRMWTSRDGRKTFAKLYRFQPGKVTLIDPDGNRGSTSFRKLSDQDQSWVMLEKKKYEARKKH; encoded by the coding sequence ATGTGCTGGCGCTTTTGTCTGAGTCTACTGCTTGCCTGTTTGGTGGTTTCTTGCTCTTCCACAGCTCCCGAGGATGACCCCTTGGCGGGTTTGGATGCCTATAAACAAGCTGGTGGTAAAGTTCGGGGGCATGACGTATTACCAGTTGGTGCTGACGTAAACGTTTCTGTGTCTGCTGCCGGAGTAGTATCGGATGATGATATTGTTTGGGCTCCGGAAGATGATTCGGTTCCTATGCCCGGCGGTTTGGAGGAGCTGTGGAAAAAGCCGGAAAACAAGTCTTGGCACGAGAGTTACGTGGAAGCCAGTAAGCAATCTCGTCATACCGGGCAGCCCTTGTTGATCTGGTTTACCGACACCCAGCACAGTCCATTGTGTCGCAAGCTGAGCAATGAATTATTCTCCCATGGGGATTTTGATGGTTGGGCTTCGATGAGTGTGGTCCGATTGCGGGTGGACAGTTCGATCCCCTCGAAAGAACGGGGGAGGGACATTGGGGTGCGCAAGCTTAAGTACATTGAGAACCTTAAAAAACGTTACAAGGTCAAAGGTCACCCAACGGTCTTGATCCTATCTCCGAGGGGGGCTGTGGAAGCCAGATACCGTGGTTTCAAACCAGGATATGCCGATTACTACTGGGGCCGAATGAAGGGGGATGTCAATAAAGCCGCCGACGACTACGGTGCCTGGAGAGAAAAATTGGAAAAAAAAGGCTACCGGATGTGGACCAGTCGGGATGGTCGCAAAACCTTTGCCAAATTATACCGCTTTCAGCCGGGGAAAGTTACCTTGATCGATCCCGATGGTAACCGCGGGTCCACCTCTTTCCGCAAGCTGTCCGATCAGGATCAGTCGTGGGTTATGTTAGAGAAGAAGAAGTATGAGGCTCGCAAAAAGCACTGA
- a CDS encoding TraR/DksA family transcriptional regulator, translating into MAAKKKTTEKTTSPAKKAAKKTVKKAAAKKTAKKTVAKKAAAKKTEAKPAEPVKPVELKGFAKKQHQRLLDLRDGLLDAMYGVTHDTLKNTDGMETGAGGQHTGDAGSDSYDRDFALNLLAKEQDALNEIEQAIDRCNRGVYGVCEMSGEKIPKERLEAIPFARFTVQCQMKWEQENNQSAQSTRSDFTFSSGAMR; encoded by the coding sequence ATGGCTGCTAAGAAAAAAACAACTGAAAAAACGACATCTCCCGCTAAAAAAGCTGCGAAAAAAACCGTGAAAAAGGCTGCAGCCAAAAAGACAGCGAAAAAAACCGTAGCTAAAAAAGCTGCGGCTAAGAAGACTGAGGCCAAGCCTGCTGAACCCGTCAAGCCTGTCGAACTCAAGGGATTTGCCAAAAAGCAGCATCAGCGCTTGCTTGACCTGCGTGATGGATTGCTTGATGCCATGTATGGGGTGACCCATGACACATTGAAGAACACGGACGGCATGGAAACCGGAGCGGGAGGACAACACACCGGTGATGCTGGTAGTGATTCCTATGACCGTGATTTTGCCCTGAATCTGCTCGCCAAGGAGCAGGATGCTCTGAATGAGATCGAGCAGGCGATCGACCGCTGTAACCGTGGAGTCTACGGAGTCTGTGAAATGTCCGGTGAAAAGATCCCGAAAGAGCGCCTGGAGGCTATTCCTTTTGCCCGTTTTACCGTGCAATGCCAGATGAAATGGGAGCAGGAGAACAACCAGAGCGCCCAGAGCACACGTTCGGATTTCACATTTTCAAGCGGAGCCATGCGCTAA
- the trkA gene encoding Trk system potassium transporter TrkA, whose translation MNIIIVGAGEIGRHLALSLSREAHSIVVIERDSQVAAELEQQIDARVLTGSGSGATLLVEAGVAECDLFLALTSDTPVNLMAASMAKKLDAKKVIARVHPGLQREEWLFDYRGHFGVDHTFSSERLTAIELSKFIRNPNSLLVEEVARGRIELQQVRIGQRSDAVGKRLVELKAPERTRVASITRGGEHFVPTASDSLQAGDVVTIFGDPNKLRKLAQRLQKGEGSQDALRVVIFGGGEYGFSLAQMLESFQCKVRILERDPERAEELTGLLSNTTVINVDGTVLSELEEEQVGDADFFVAACGSDEDNVMSCLQAHDLGTKNCLTLIHRADYAKAISGSGRHFGVLAAVSPRDAARREIERFLTSDNFHTVKKMGAGEVIETQVTSGSLAAEHMVSEVEWPEGCILVARMRGLHATVPGPDDVLHPGDTIYAMVAPKVRKKFLKLVR comes from the coding sequence ATGAATATTATCATTGTAGGAGCTGGAGAAATTGGACGCCATCTGGCTCTGTCCTTGTCTCGTGAAGCACATAGTATTGTGGTGATTGAGCGGGATTCACAGGTGGCAGCGGAGCTTGAACAACAGATCGATGCCCGGGTGCTGACCGGCTCTGGATCGGGAGCAACGCTTTTGGTGGAAGCCGGCGTGGCGGAGTGTGATTTGTTTCTGGCATTGACCAGTGACACGCCGGTGAACCTGATGGCGGCATCCATGGCGAAAAAGCTGGATGCTAAGAAAGTGATTGCCCGGGTGCATCCGGGCCTACAGCGGGAAGAATGGCTTTTTGATTACCGTGGGCATTTCGGGGTGGATCATACCTTTAGCTCGGAGCGATTGACGGCGATTGAGCTTTCCAAGTTTATCCGGAACCCGAACTCCCTGCTCGTCGAGGAGGTTGCGCGCGGTCGGATTGAGTTGCAGCAGGTTCGTATCGGTCAGCGCAGTGACGCGGTAGGAAAGCGCTTGGTCGAGCTCAAAGCTCCTGAGCGGACCCGGGTGGCATCGATCACCCGTGGCGGTGAGCATTTTGTGCCGACGGCCAGCGATTCGTTGCAGGCGGGTGATGTGGTTACGATTTTTGGCGACCCGAATAAGCTGAGGAAGTTGGCTCAGCGGCTTCAGAAAGGTGAGGGGTCCCAGGATGCCTTGCGGGTGGTGATTTTTGGTGGTGGTGAGTATGGGTTTTCCTTGGCCCAGATGCTGGAGAGCTTCCAGTGCAAGGTGAGAATCCTCGAGCGGGACCCTGAGCGAGCCGAGGAGCTGACCGGTTTGTTATCCAACACCACGGTGATCAATGTGGATGGAACGGTGCTGTCTGAGCTGGAAGAGGAACAGGTCGGAGATGCTGACTTTTTTGTGGCAGCTTGTGGTAGTGACGAGGATAACGTGATGTCGTGTTTACAGGCGCATGATTTGGGAACCAAAAACTGTCTGACTCTGATTCACCGGGCGGACTACGCCAAGGCGATCAGCGGCAGCGGCCGTCATTTCGGGGTTTTGGCTGCAGTGAGTCCGCGTGATGCGGCTCGGAGAGAAATTGAACGCTTCCTGACCTCTGATAATTTCCATACGGTGAAAAAAATGGGAGCCGGTGAGGTGATCGAAACTCAGGTGACCAGTGGGTCTCTGGCCGCAGAACATATGGTGTCCGAGGTCGAGTGGCCCGAGGGCTGTATTCTGGTCGCCCGCATGCGGGGGTTACATGCCACCGTTCCCGGACCGGATGATGTGCTGCACCCTGGAGACACGATCTATGCGATGGTGGCTCCGAAGGTGCGGAAGAAATTCCTGAAATTAGTGCGTTGA